The candidate division WOR-3 bacterium genome has a window encoding:
- the msrA gene encoding peptide-methionine (S)-S-oxide reductase MsrA → MATAIFAGGCFWCMEFAFSFLGAQTKVGYTGGTKDNPTYQEVCSGTTGHREAIEITYHPETLSYERLLEVFFQNIDPTDDSGQFYDRGEQYRTAIFYTDETQKQLALEAKARLIASGIFPHIETKILPAKKFWYAEDYHQKYYKKRPKQFQSYHRASGREATVKRFWQGYENFRLFPERQSYWLGYQKPARELLKATLTPLSYQVTQENGTEPPFNNEYWNNHQAGIYVDVVSGEPLFSSLDKFDSGTGWPSFTKPLEPPNIVTRIDTSHGMTRTEVRSRHANSHLGHLFPDNTPTGFRYCINSAALRFIPESELPRLGYSAYLKLFAK, encoded by the coding sequence ATGGCAACGGCAATATTTGCCGGGGGCTGCTTCTGGTGTATGGAGTTCGCTTTTTCCTTTTTGGGGGCACAAACCAAAGTTGGCTATACCGGGGGCACAAAAGATAACCCCACCTATCAGGAGGTATGCAGCGGTACCACGGGACACCGGGAAGCGATTGAAATAACCTATCACCCGGAAACCCTCTCTTACGAACGGCTCCTTGAGGTGTTCTTCCAGAACATCGACCCAACCGATGACAGCGGTCAGTTCTACGACCGGGGCGAACAGTACCGCACCGCCATCTTCTACACCGACGAAACCCAGAAGCAACTCGCCCTGGAGGCAAAAGCACGGCTCATCGCCAGTGGCATCTTCCCGCACATCGAGACAAAAATCCTGCCCGCAAAGAAGTTCTGGTATGCCGAAGATTACCACCAGAAGTACTACAAAAAGCGCCCAAAACAGTTCCAATCTTACCACCGCGCCTCGGGTCGGGAGGCAACGGTTAAAAGGTTCTGGCAGGGGTATGAAAACTTTCGCCTCTTCCCGGAACGGCAATCGTACTGGCTCGGCTATCAGAAACCGGCGCGCGAACTCCTGAAAGCGACCCTTACGCCTTTGTCCTATCAGGTGACCCAGGAGAACGGCACCGAACCCCCTTTCAACAACGAATACTGGAACAACCATCAAGCCGGCATCTATGTTGATGTGGTATCAGGTGAGCCACTCTTCTCCTCTCTTGACAAATTTGATTCCGGCACCGGCTGGCCCAGTTTCACCAAACCTTTAGAACCACCGAACATCGTCACCCGCATTGACACCTCCCACGGCATGACCCGAACCGAGGTGCGCAGCCGCCACGCCAACTCCCATCTGGGTCATCTCTTTCCGGACAACACCCCGACCGGTTTCCGATACTGCATCAACTCTGCCGCCTTACGCTTCATCCCCGAAAGCGAACTGCCCCGTCTGGGCTACAGCGCCTATCTAAAACTGTTTGCAAAATAA
- a CDS encoding GxxExxY protein — protein MTSKNDINESIKQAAEEVLEILGPGYKENVYEEAFAHELRIRKIPYERQRNFEILYKGYRVSDGRADLIINPLWAKTSDKETVLELKAVKKITESHRRQAQVYMVSLNIDQGAVLSFGDEVLLEPVAKPDRTLNITVADPREKPSTAELMNTLRSAAEEVFDYFGREFIYREDTEKLFPAAIGVELRLRGVAFTRTNYDLLYKCHKVYEYEFEFAFPDGAVATVVTYEDDEDIEEEKEEFSFYVKEFGLKKGYLIAIPAAEEGKVKVEEV, from the coding sequence ATGACCAGCAAGAATGACATAAATGAATCAATCAAGCAGGCAGCCGAAGAGGTTTTGGAAATCCTTGGACCGGGCTACAAGGAAAATGTTTACGAAGAGGCGTTCGCTCACGAGTTGCGTATCCGAAAAATCCCCTACGAACGACAGCGCAACTTTGAAATCCTCTACAAGGGTTACAGAGTAAGCGATGGTCGGGCGGACTTAATCATCAACCCGCTCTGGGCGAAAACCAGCGATAAAGAGACTGTTCTGGAACTGAAAGCGGTTAAGAAAATCACCGAATCGCACCGCCGCCAGGCACAGGTTTATATGGTCTCACTCAATATCGACCAGGGTGCGGTTTTGAGTTTCGGTGATGAGGTGCTTCTGGAGCCGGTTGCCAAACCGGACCGAACACTGAACATCACGGTCGCAGACCCCCGGGAAAAGCCTTCAACCGCCGAACTGATGAACACATTGCGGTCTGCTGCTGAGGAGGTGTTTGACTACTTTGGCAGGGAGTTTATCTACCGGGAAGATACCGAAAAACTGTTTCCCGCCGCAATCGGCGTTGAACTCCGGCTCCGGGGCGTTGCCTTCACAAGAACCAATTACGACCTGCTCTACAAGTGTCACAAGGTTTATGAATATGAGTTTGAATTCGCCTTTCCCGACGGTGCAGTGGCAACGGTGGTAACTTACGAAGACGACGAAGATATTGAAGAGGAGAAAGAGGAGTTCAGTTTCTATGTCAAGGAGTTCGGCTTAAAAAAGGGCTATCTCATCGCCATTCCGGCAGCGGAAGAAGGCAAGGTGAAGGTTGAGGAGGTTTAG
- a CDS encoding TM2 domain-containing protein, whose translation MSTETNQTPAQGKDWLTALLLSIFLGQLGVDRFFLGYTGLGVLKLITLGGLGIWWLIDVILIATGQLKDARGNPLVRK comes from the coding sequence ATGTCAACCGAAACCAACCAAACGCCGGCGCAAGGCAAAGACTGGCTCACCGCCCTTTTGTTGTCCATCTTTCTCGGTCAACTGGGCGTGGACCGTTTCTTTCTCGGCTACACCGGCCTGGGTGTGTTGAAACTCATCACCTTGGGCGGACTGGGAATCTGGTGGCTGATTGATGTGATTCTCATCGCCACGGGCCAGTTAAAAGATGCCCGCGGCAATCCGCTGGTCCGGAAGTAG
- a CDS encoding right-handed parallel beta-helix repeat-containing protein — protein sequence MKKVYIFLLILLAILRCKAPAPQGDYDYLLSRESDIVFPPSGAAQQWVTIIGGNHTGKYYVAPDGSDANPGTVTAPFQTLSYAVTHLQPGDTLVVFARDRSRTPVIAGENNLSTAFDISNCQYLRIENLEITSNNGRQFREAFTGTNGPIAHIVLKDIKVHHIDEFGVDIGDADDLQIINCQFTYCGFGCIGGPAGQQGGLRNVLIKDCDLSYSGHYYQGGNGSNRPYDRPDGFGIEASEGPIEIVNTTVTHNYGDGLDSKAKRTFIHECLVASNSCDGVKLWGDSSRVVNTLIYGRGDGDNTTTPWSPLVISTENAHAHFEIVNCTVDDSLGENYLMHVQYDNPAVPVFLRVVNTIFSSRGANAPALWLGTAVNYDIHHNLFYTPQDDRLLIQGDTTYTAAEVSQIGTGNIYGNPLFVRTGWQSAGDYHLNASSPAVDAGDASVAPGFDREYQPRPQGGGVDIGCYER from the coding sequence TTGAAAAAGGTCTATATTTTCTTGTTAATTCTGCTTGCCATTTTGCGCTGTAAAGCACCAGCGCCGCAGGGCGATTACGACTATCTGTTAAGCCGGGAGTCCGATATCGTCTTCCCGCCCTCAGGAGCCGCTCAGCAATGGGTGACCATCATCGGCGGCAACCATACGGGCAAATACTATGTGGCACCGGACGGCAGTGACGCAAACCCGGGCACCGTTACAGCGCCCTTTCAGACGCTCAGTTATGCGGTAACGCATCTTCAACCGGGTGACACCCTTGTGGTGTTTGCCCGCGACCGCAGCCGCACGCCCGTAATCGCCGGGGAAAACAACCTCAGCACCGCCTTTGACATATCCAACTGTCAGTATCTCCGGATTGAAAATCTGGAAATCACCAGTAATAACGGTCGGCAGTTTCGCGAAGCCTTTACCGGCACCAATGGTCCAATTGCCCATATTGTTCTGAAAGACATCAAAGTCCATCACATTGACGAGTTTGGCGTTGATATCGGCGATGCCGACGATTTGCAAATCATCAACTGCCAGTTTACCTACTGCGGATTTGGCTGTATTGGCGGTCCGGCAGGACAACAGGGTGGTTTGCGCAATGTGCTGATTAAAGATTGTGACCTTTCTTACAGCGGCCATTACTATCAGGGTGGCAACGGTTCTAACCGACCTTATGACCGACCCGATGGGTTTGGTATTGAGGCGTCCGAAGGACCGATTGAGATTGTCAACACGACCGTCACTCACAACTACGGCGATGGCTTGGACTCCAAGGCAAAGCGCACCTTTATCCACGAATGTCTGGTTGCCAGCAACTCCTGTGACGGCGTAAAACTGTGGGGTGACTCTTCAAGGGTGGTAAACACCCTGATTTATGGCCGGGGCGATGGCGACAACACCACTACGCCCTGGTCGCCGCTTGTCATCAGTACCGAGAACGCGCACGCCCATTTTGAAATCGTGAACTGCACTGTTGACGATTCACTGGGCGAAAATTACTTGATGCATGTCCAGTACGACAACCCTGCGGTGCCGGTTTTTTTGCGTGTTGTCAACACGATATTTTCCAGCCGGGGAGCAAATGCGCCCGCACTCTGGCTTGGCACTGCCGTCAACTACGACATCCACCACAACCTTTTCTACACGCCGCAAGACGACCGGCTGTTAATTCAGGGTGACACAACCTACACTGCGGCTGAGGTCAGCCAGATTGGTACCGGCAACATCTACGGCAATCCGCTCTTTGTCCGCACCGGCTGGCAGAGCGCCGGCGACTACCATTTAAACGCCAGCAGTCCGGCGGTTGATGCCGGTGATGCCTCAGTCGCACCGGGTTTTGACCGCGAATATCAACCCCGACCTCAGGGTGGTGGCGTTGACATCGGCTGTTATGAAAGGTAA
- a CDS encoding DNA methyltransferase: MAKKTLLQKQTKQATMFGTHEFPSYEEIIEAYAKEFANYILPKGDTIFGFWMQTLADLEFLDLELQGLTDEYTIDPVNRVVNFKGDGEFVRLRVAHLEKVKGKTTLYTDLVDKFGDTNAYAFHNLYPYKGKFYPRVVRTLINAFRLNHDSLILDPFNGSGTATHEASLMGIKSVGIDVTPMGIVLSELKNDLLFINEQKLNFTTKELQDILQAIEDKKWKHSDSTIHKLMLAVYFDTIDAFVRTSRYNKKGKVGLFIEKLNYITSCYKKTMEIKDKYELKFERAKIIEGDILELKNMSEMNERFDACITSPPYYFSIDYVGKDKIAYDYLGVDMKKIESKYLGMKNGKPKGNYSGLPTKVAMYYEDLKESIKNIYWALKPGGKLAIIIGDSTVNGKKIPTTMTTKKFCEETGFKFEKLIFNPLLGARNRAIRGESVIICHKPAGV, from the coding sequence ATGGCTAAAAAAACCTTGCTTCAAAAACAGACAAAACAAGCGACAATGTTTGGAACTCATGAATTTCCATCTTATGAAGAAATAATAGAAGCTTATGCCAAGGAATTTGCAAATTATATTCTTCCTAAGGGGGATACAATTTTTGGCTTCTGGATGCAGACATTAGCTGATTTAGAATTTTTGGATTTGGAACTACAAGGATTAACTGATGAATATACAATTGATCCAGTAAATAGAGTAGTTAACTTCAAAGGCGATGGGGAATTTGTAAGATTAAGGGTTGCCCACCTTGAAAAAGTAAAAGGAAAAACAACCCTCTATACTGATTTAGTGGATAAGTTTGGCGATACTAACGCTTACGCTTTCCATAATCTTTATCCATATAAGGGAAAATTTTATCCAAGAGTTGTAAGAACTTTAATTAACGCTTTTAGATTGAATCATGATTCACTTATTCTCGACCCTTTTAACGGCTCTGGGACTGCTACTCACGAGGCTTCTCTTATGGGAATCAAAAGTGTAGGCATAGATGTTACGCCAATGGGGATTGTTTTATCTGAATTGAAAAATGATTTGCTATTTATTAACGAACAAAAGTTAAATTTCACTACAAAAGAATTACAGGATATATTACAGGCAATAGAAGATAAAAAATGGAAACATTCCGATTCTACAATACATAAGTTAATGTTAGCAGTATATTTTGATACTATAGATGCCTTTGTAAGGACCTCAAGATATAATAAAAAAGGTAAGGTAGGGCTCTTCATTGAAAAATTAAACTACATAACAAGTTGCTATAAAAAAACAATGGAAATTAAAGATAAATATGAGCTTAAATTTGAACGCGCCAAAATCATAGAAGGGGATATACTTGAACTTAAAAATATGAGTGAAATGAATGAAAGGTTTGATGCTTGCATTACAAGTCCACCTTATTATTTTTCAATAGACTATGTTGGCAAAGATAAGATCGCTTATGATTATTTAGGTGTAGATATGAAAAAAATTGAATCCAAATATCTGGGCATGAAAAATGGGAAGCCAAAAGGTAATTATAGTGGCTTGCCTACAAAAGTGGCTATGTATTATGAGGACTTGAAAGAATCCATAAAAAATATTTATTGGGCATTGAAACCAGGTGGAAAGTTAGCAATCATAATTGGTGATAGTACAGTTAATGGCAAAAAAATCCCAACGACAATGACAACTAAGAAATTTTGTGAAGAGACAGGATTTAAATTTGAAAAATTGATATTCAATCCACTGTTGGGGGCGCGTAATAGAGCAATAAGAGGAGAAAGTGTAATAATTTGTCATAAACCAGCGGGAGTGTAG
- a CDS encoding DUF3293 domain-containing protein has translation MIVAHPDDFLGKMLLELALRRLSHQFKNGRFGIVSAFRDRPKKENLAAMAKLMDRVREMGYGYVPIKGYWDGVPERSLFIPDITKDDVAQLAKEFAPGAYIWGDKGQWVCYDTSTDREIGQGRSFDVLKIDTEVQSYFRYWVRKSALTELEHIIAKLQSREKKDDQIERTLAGYQRKRERLIQELKLMEKEFEDDAL, from the coding sequence ATGATTGTTGCGCACCCGGACGATTTTTTAGGGAAGATGCTGTTAGAACTCGCACTGCGGCGGTTGTCGCACCAATTCAAAAACGGGCGTTTTGGGATTGTGTCCGCGTTTCGCGACCGACCCAAAAAGGAAAATCTTGCGGCGATGGCAAAACTGATGGATAGGGTCAGGGAAATGGGATATGGATATGTCCCGATTAAAGGTTATTGGGACGGTGTACCAGAACGCTCGCTTTTCATTCCCGACATCACAAAGGACGATGTGGCGCAGCTGGCAAAGGAGTTCGCACCGGGTGCTTATATCTGGGGCGATAAGGGGCAATGGGTCTGTTATGACACCAGTACGGACCGGGAAATAGGCCAGGGCCGGTCGTTTGATGTTCTGAAGATTGACACTGAGGTCCAAAGTTATTTCCGGTATTGGGTTCGAAAGTCGGCGCTAACTGAGCTTGAACACATCATTGCAAAATTACAATCCCGGGAGAAGAAGGATGACCAGATTGAGCGCACGCTTGCCGGTTATCAAAGAAAGCGTGAGCGGCTGATACAGGAGTTAAAATTGATGGAGAAAGAGTTTGAAGACGATGCATTATAA
- a CDS encoding AIPR family protein: MITKITQAEINDAYKNLSRRYEGRKEDYFGLLYLSKKFNLTLDDAAQFVAFGGNDYGIDGFFFDQERKNLYLYQFKWSSNPLLFKDSFQRLIKDGLERVFGNPPQDRNKNQVLIKLRSCILENRDIINRIFIHFVFDGDPKKAEQSKVLANLQEDLESKTHLINSFFNREVGLVFQYISNQRLVSEVVQKKESHKYEIQCENPLKLSSRENELIITFISLNKLLEMYNDLGEKLFHKNIRSGLDEGKATNREIKRSLKRIVAEEEPIENFTFYHNGISLTAGQLVQNDNTMLIIEPRVLNGAQTVMTLKRFVEENKTDTRLSEKLSKIKVMARIVKSSQDEFLNKVTINNNRQNPIMPWNLRANDLIQSSFEDKFREELHIYYERRENAFENLTNEDLEQMGINDDKAIEIKKFAQTLLAIQGEIDKMSKISEVFENENYYKSTFKDKYLHVDARKLILCYKIQYRLTSIIGEILSRGENKYYYVTKSRNLLWALLIQGLLNDKKLKEYIEKYGDSLIIQGEYTELLKDIASKKIRFIFSETFKRGKYREYINDEKYSFLRSKTTYNDCMEKARRLYRWEKKDV, from the coding sequence ATGATAACCAAGATAACCCAAGCCGAGATCAATGATGCCTACAAAAACTTGAGTAGGCGGTATGAAGGACGCAAAGAAGACTATTTTGGCTTGTTGTATTTGTCCAAGAAATTCAATCTGACACTCGATGATGCCGCTCAATTTGTTGCCTTTGGGGGAAACGACTACGGTATTGATGGTTTCTTTTTTGACCAAGAAAGAAAAAATCTGTATTTGTACCAGTTCAAGTGGTCCTCAAACCCCCTGTTATTTAAAGACTCTTTTCAAAGACTAATAAAAGATGGTTTAGAAAGAGTTTTTGGTAATCCACCTCAAGACCGGAACAAAAATCAAGTATTAATTAAACTCAGAAGTTGCATCTTGGAGAATCGAGATATTATTAACAGAATATTCATCCATTTTGTCTTCGATGGCGACCCCAAAAAAGCCGAGCAGAGTAAAGTTCTTGCCAACCTGCAAGAAGACCTGGAAAGTAAAACACATCTTATTAATAGCTTCTTTAACCGCGAAGTTGGCTTAGTTTTTCAATACATCTCCAATCAAAGATTGGTAAGTGAAGTAGTTCAAAAGAAAGAATCTCATAAGTACGAGATTCAGTGCGAAAATCCATTAAAATTGTCATCCCGTGAAAACGAACTGATTATAACCTTTATATCCCTCAACAAATTGCTTGAAATGTACAATGATTTGGGAGAAAAACTGTTCCACAAGAATATCCGGTCAGGACTAGACGAAGGAAAAGCAACAAATCGGGAAATAAAGCGTTCACTGAAGAGAATCGTCGCCGAAGAAGAACCCATCGAAAATTTTACTTTTTATCACAATGGAATATCGTTAACCGCCGGGCAATTAGTTCAAAACGACAATACTATGTTGATAATTGAACCAAGGGTATTAAATGGTGCCCAAACCGTGATGACTTTGAAGCGCTTTGTAGAAGAAAATAAAACAGATACTCGACTATCAGAAAAATTATCCAAGATAAAAGTAATGGCGCGTATTGTTAAGTCTTCACAGGATGAGTTTCTTAACAAGGTCACAATAAACAATAACAGGCAAAACCCCATCATGCCTTGGAATTTAAGGGCCAATGACTTAATACAATCGAGTTTTGAAGATAAATTTAGAGAAGAATTACACATCTATTACGAGCGAAGGGAAAATGCTTTTGAAAACTTGACTAATGAGGATCTGGAACAAATGGGTATAAACGATGATAAAGCTATTGAAATCAAAAAATTTGCCCAAACACTTCTGGCTATCCAGGGCGAAATTGATAAAATGTCAAAAATAAGCGAAGTTTTTGAAAATGAAAACTATTACAAAAGTACTTTTAAGGATAAATATCTCCATGTAGATGCCAGAAAATTGATTCTCTGCTATAAAATACAGTACAGACTTACCAGTATCATTGGAGAAATTCTTAGCAGGGGTGAAAATAAGTATTATTATGTGACTAAGTCGAGAAACTTATTATGGGCATTGTTAATTCAAGGTCTTTTGAACGACAAAAAGTTGAAAGAATACATTGAGAAGTACGGGGATTCGTTGATAATTCAGGGGGAGTACACGGAACTGTTAAAAGATATAGCCTCAAAGAAAATACGTTTTATCTTTAGCGAAACATTTAAGAGGGGAAAATATCGCGAATACATTAATGACGAGAAATATTCATTCCTGAGAAGCAAAACCACCTATAATGACTGTATGGAAAAAGCAAGAAGGCTCTACAGGTGGGAAAAGAAAGATGTTTGA